gtcttgtttttcatttctaacTTCAGTCACTTGTacttacatatttaattaatatgtttaGAATCAAATGTTAGAATTACAATCTAACCCCACTCCAGAAGGTTCCCAACCACTAACAAGAGATGAAATCTGTGAAATGGTGTTGTTCTAACTattgagagggaaatgaaaaaaatgggaagtgtgtatttcattctagaaaactccatataaatacatatcttaAGTCTAAAAATAGATTCCACAATGTTAGCAACTAATCCCACTAACTCCACAAGAATAGGAACTTAGACTTGACTacaactaaaaataacttcaattATTTCCTAGAAACTAGGAATTGACTATACcaactcaaaaactaatttgTTGTTTTGAGTTACTAATATTCTTCTCCTAACTTAAATACTGCAAACACCTAACTTGCTCTTAAGAGCTTGAAAACGACTCACACAAAAAGACTTAGTGAAGATATCAGTTATTTGCTCTTCTGAGTGCAATGTACCAGCTGCACTTTTCCTTCCTTCTGCATCTCTCTCAGAACATAATACTTGATCTTAAAATGTTTGGTCCTTCCATGAAAGACTGGATTAATGAAATGGCTAGAGTGGCTTGATTATCCACAAACACCTTCACACACTTTTCCTGCTTGAATGTCTCTATCTAAACATCATCACTTCTTGTCACTAGAAAATCATCTACATAGAGAGATACAATCACAATAGCAGTACTTGATTTCTTCACATAGAGTGTAGATTCACTTAGACTCTTCACAAAACCCAGGTTCAGCAAGTGATCATCTATCTTGTTGTACCATGCCCTAGGAGCTTGCTTCAACCCATAGAAAGCCTTCTTCAACAAATAAACCTTCTACTCTTGTCCTGGTATGATGAATCCGTCTGGTTGCTCAACATAGATCTCTTCTTCTAACACTCCATTTAGGAATGCTGACTTCACATCTAGCTGATACACCTTCCATCCATGCTGGGCTAACACAGCCAGTAGCAATCTGATTGTGTCCATTCTTGCAATTGTGCAAAAGTCTCAGAAAAATCAATTCCCCAAACTTGTGCATACCTTTTACCACTAACCTGGCTTGAGCTTGTTCACAGAGCCATCCGGGTttaatttggttttgaaaacCCATTTGACTCTCATCGCTTTCCTGTTTGCAAGCTTCTCCACCAACTtccatgttttgtttttctctatcATACTCAACTCTTCCTTCATTGCCTCCATCCACCTTGTATCTCTTTTAGCTTCTTCATATCCTACAGGCTCTAATGCAGCTACACTACTTCTTTCATACACCCCCCTCAATAGTCTAGTCCCTCTAAATGGTGCATCAACTAATTCATCAGGATCCAGAGAGACTTCTTGTTGCTTCACCTCTGCTTCTTCTGTCCAGTCCCACTTCTCATCCTCCAAAAACTGAACATCTCTGCTAATCACCATCTTCTCTGTGTGAGGTTGATAGATCTTGTAGGCTTTAGACACCATGCTATAAAGATTCCTGGTTCGGCCTTTTCACTCAACTTGTCTCTCTTCACCTGCAAGAAAAACACAAGTAGCCAAACACCTTCAAATTTGTCAGTTTTGGTTTAGTACCAAACCAAGCTTCATAAGGTGTTTTCTTCTCCAATACCCTTATAGGTAGTCTATTCAATAGAAAAACTGTTGTGTTTGCTGCTTCAGCCCAAAATTCCTTTGGCAAGTTTTTCTCATGCAATAAGCATCTTGTCATTTCCATAATACTTATGTTCTTCCTCACACTGACTCCATTTTGCTGTGGAGAATATAGAGCAGTGAGTTGATGCTCTATCCCAGCTTCTTCACAAAAAGAATTGAACCTTTGTGATGTATATTTAGTCCCATTATCAGTTCTCACAACCTGAATCTTATAAACTTCAGAAACACTTCATCTACTTCAGACTTATGCTTCATGAAATGTATCCAACACATTCTGgtataatcatcaataaagataaTGAAATACCTACTACCATTTAGTGAGAGAGTTGGTTGAGGTCCACACAAATCAGTGTGGATGAGCTGCAACTtctaagttactttccattatGACTTCTTGAAAGGCAGCCTTGTTTGCTTCCCTGTTAAACAAGCTCTGCAGTTTGTTTTCAGCTCCTCCAGAACTGGTATTCCTACTACCATCTCATTCTTCTGCAGATACTGTAACCCTTTCTGATGAAAATTCCCTAACCTCTTGTGTCATAACTCAGTGTCATTCACTTGACACTTGAAAGCTATCTGCTCCTTCTCGAGTGGATCCAACAAGAAGCGTGTGTGTTGCATCTTTATTTTGAACAACTTATTCCCATTGGAATCAGAAATAAGGCACTTTCCTTTTTCAAACAACACTTTGAATCCCTTCTCTACTAATTGACCAACACTTAACAAGTTTTGATCAATTTCAGGGACAAACAACACTTCAGTAATCAACTTAGTTTCAACACAACTTTCTATTGACACCGTGTCCTTCCCCTTTACTTCTAGATACTCACTGTTTCCTATCTTCACCCTTGACTTGAATGACTTATCAAGGTCCTTGAACAACTCTTTGTCACTTGTCATGTGATTTGTATACCCACTATCAACCAACCAACCATCACATTGAGTGATTAATGAGAAACAAGTAGCCACAAAGAgttgatcttcttcttgttgTACTACAACATATGCTTCTCCTTGCTGTTGAGTTTTTGCTTCCTTACAGAATCGTTCATGTGCCCTAATAAATGGCATCTTCTACACTTCACATCTGGCCTTCTCTAGCATCTGAAATGTGGATGATTCTGCTTCCCACAATGCTTGCATGTACTACCAGCATCTTTTGCAGCAGATTCTGAGCTACTGCTGCCACTTcccttcttccctttccccttcttctttcttccaccTTCTCCCTGTTGCATTCTAGCTTTCAATGCCCCCTCAATGCTTCCTTCCTGTCTCATCAACCTTCTCTGCTTTTGTGCTTGCAAAGCACTAACCACTTCTATCACCTTGAGTGTTGAAAGATCTTTAATATTTTCTAAGGAAGCAATGGTTGCTTCAAATCTCTCAGGTACTGAAACTAAAATCTTTTGAACCAATCTATTGTCAGATAAATTGGTTCCTAATGCTCTTGCCTTGTTAACAATCCCAATCAATTTATCTGAGTACTCTGGACTCAGAATCCTTTATTTGTATTCTCTCAAATTCTCGCACCAAGTTCAACACTTTCATGCCTTTAATCCTCTCATCATCTTCATACTCACTTTTGAGGAACTCCTAGATATCCTTTGTCGACTTTAAGGCCATAATTCTGTTGAATATGGTGGGAGACACAACTGCATATAGGCAAGCTCAAGCTTTTTCCTTCCTGGTGATCCTCTCCTTATGAGTCTTAATCTAATGTATTGTTGGGTTATCAGGAAGTGGAGCAATCTCATAGTCTTGATCAATTTCTTCCCAATAATCACAACCTTCCATGTAGGCTTGCATTCTAATAGCCCATGCCTGGTAGTTTTCACCATCAAACATAGGTGGTGCCAATGAAGAAAGACTGTTTGATCCTAATTCCATCTCTAACAACTCTCACAGGTGTCTCACTCAATTTCTCTCGGAGATATTTCACTAATTCTCACTCACAGATCCTTAAGAATTgagggctctgataccattgttGTTCTAACTAATGAGAGGGAAATGAGAAAAATGGAAACTATGTGTATTTCATTCTAGAAAActccatataaatacatatcttaAGTTTAAAAATAGATTCCAAAATATTAGCAATTAATCCCACTAACTCCACAAGAATAAGAACTTAGACTTGACTacaactaaaaataacttcaactatTTTCTAGAAACTAGGAATTGACGAGACTaactcaaaaactaattttcagtTTTGAGTTACTAATAGACGGTTTTGGGTAGACGACCCGGATATTCAAAAGGCCTAGGTTGGGGCCCTAAACCTAAGTCAAGAAAAGATAGCAGCTCATCGAGTTCatcatctactcaaggaacggATAAGGAGGTGAGGGAATTGAAAGCCAATTTTGAACAGTCTCAgtcgaggattaaggaacttgaagacgttcaaaaacaaatgagagaggatcatgcaagaaaaatggaagaaatgaaaaaaaaaatgattgaagacatgatacGATCACAGAGATGAGGGCCatcgaattaggtatgattacttcattatttagttgtctaatatgttgctatcctgcAATTATGGTAGCAAAGTAATTATGTCTTActagtagctttatgataaagaattgttggctatcATGCAGTTATGATAGCTAAACAACtagattttgatgtgtttttttGTCGTTATTGTGTGTTTGTCTATTAGCATCGGGAATGTCATGGGGGATGGGTAGAGTTTGGTTATACTCGTTTTGCCATTAAACTTGgagtttttatgtgtttatggactttatgaagtttgaatgttgtggggGTGGGTAAAGTTTGGTTATAATCGTTTTAGAGTTGAACTTGTAGAGTGGGTCATTTTGGGGTCTAGAAATATtgtgaacctatggttttttttttttttttgttttcaatgtgTTCTGAGGTTGAAGATAAGTAGAAAGTGAGAATGTGagtgagataagtgagagtgaaatcaGCGAGAGCGATAGCTGTGAGAGCGATACCAGAGAGAGCGAAACTAGCGAGACAATGTCTAAAGAAAATCTCTCTTAAAAAAGGAGCGAGACCGAGAGAGAGCAAAATAGAGAAGAGCGAGAGAGGCTAGAAAACTTTTACTTAATATATTGTCATAAAATAATTTCATGTCCACCTTCGGTCAAAATTTTGATGCTTTTCGTTGGAATACTTTTTTCCCCTTTactttatgtttttttctctctctctctttatctCTCTCGCTtgctctctttctctttctttctctctctcgttccCTCTCTCTTTCATTCTCTATTTAGATATTGTCTCGCTAATTTCGCTCTCTTTGGTATCGCTCTCACAAGTCTCACTCTCtctagtgtcgctctctctgGTGTCGTTCTCACtgatttcactctcacttatctcactCACATTCTCTTTttctactcgtcttcaaccTCATAACacatcaaaaaccaaaaaaaacaaaaaaaacaaaaaaaaatcataggttcacaatatttctaaacCCTAAAACAACCCACCCTATCCCCATTATCGATCAGTTTAAGACACAATAGGCACAGATTGAATTCACTTACTGATCAAATTCGATTTGTTGGCGGCAATGGAAGAGTTTTAGCTTAGTTTTGGGTTTCAGTAGAAGGATAAGAAGACAAAGAGGTGAGGGCATTTACGTAATCTGGTATGGCGATGATGtcagcagagggtcaattgacattatttttaaaaatgggtcatttgacattttggactcaaaaaatgggtcatccgtacaaattttccaTGAAGTTTGTGTGTTCgttgatgtttatgaagtttgaatgttgtggaggtgggtcgagtttggtttagattgttttggggggagttttttgtattttcgttcttgtttatgaagtttgaatatgttgtagGGTGTGGGTTGAGTTTCGTGAtactcgttttggagttgaacttggagtttttgtttgtttctgagagtttatgacatttgaatgtttttgttttgttgtagaATGTTCGGAGATGAGGTTGGACGATTGTTGAAGATGTTGTATTCTagatgttgttttcttttatgtatttctgAATATATGTTTCGTGAtgtttttttcatcttatttcttTGGTGTATTTCTGAAGACAAATTCCTTTTATAAACTATCTTGTagcttttcttttatttgttatagtatAGACTTTgctttgtttgttttatttattatgtgaatctATTTGAGTTGGTTAATGATGCTTTACAGGCTATTCAgatcaaactaaaaaaaattacaaattacaaattaaataattttaaaagtcaaTATTCAACCATTGAAGGAATGCCCGACACAAGAAGGTATCATCGGGAGTTAGTGGAACTCCCAATGATGTATATTACCCGTTGGGAGTTCCTATAACTCCTGACGCCCTATATTCGGTGTCAGGAGTTCTACTCTCGATGGATTTTTCCCGACTAAACTCCCGACGATCAGTATCTCCCGATGCATTTTCCATCATTTTTCGGTGATTTTATGCGTCGAGAGAAGtgtgatttcttgtagtgattggTGAAGGTTTTGCTAATGTTGATCATAAGTCTGTCTTGAAATCGTATCGATTTATTTTCCATCGACTTGAAAAGTGATTCTTGAACTTGGAAAGAGCCTGAGTTTATCAAATGAAGTGATTTTCATTTGAAAGTGGAAAGATTACTATTCAAAGAGAGTCTCACATTTAAAAGAGCCCAAGTGATTGTAATTTACTAAAGCAATTTTATTTAGGGGGAGTCTAAGTCACTTTCAGAGGAAGTATCACACTTAGGGGAGCCTATATGATCATTCATTGAGTTGATCTTCACGTGAAGAATATAAGCTCAACACTCAACATTCAAGAactatttcacatttctttaacttttataGTTAGTTATtctaactacttgtatcagaaattagtataaatactcatcatttacaaattttgtagATACAACATACATAGCTTCAAGAAGAACTTGAAAGATCTGTAAAAGAAAGAATCTATGACTTAGCTCTTAATAAAATCTCTCTCcttcccgtggacgtaggcttCAATAAACCGAACCACGTATATCGTTGTGCATCTCCTTCCCTTtcttctcatcgtctacacgattgaatGGTCGTTCaccattttcttcttccatcgTCTGCACGATTGCATGTTCGTTCTCCATTTTCTTCTAccattgtctacacgattgcatgatTCTTCCATCGTTTACTCAAAGCAGTCGCACAGATCAAACAAGAAGACATTAAGGTTAGAAGAAAGTGTAAAGAATTTAGAAGACAGAGAACGAGAGAATTAGAGagcaaaagagagagaaagaaaattaattatgtatTAATCACCCATCAGAAAAAgtgtttctttcatttttccatcaGACAGAGAGCAGTGGTTCAAACCACATGTAAGGCATCAGCTGGAAAATTGTGGGCGTTTAATAGCCAAGTTTTCTACCAAACCAAAGTAATTTAGGGGCAAAGGAACTGGGCTCACGTTTGGATCAGTAAAGGAAGGCCTCATAAGTATTTCATCATCTGGGCTGAATTCATCAAATATACAGAAACAGGCCTAACAAGTGGTATAAGAGCAAAAGACTTATAAGATCTCAATTCTTGAAGAATCAAGATACAAGTTTTTCATCCAAAATGTCAGTAACAAGTTTTGAGATGGAGAAATTCGATGGCAAAGGAGACTTCGGACTGTGGAAGGCCAAGATCAAGGCGATTCTCGGCCGCAGAAAGCCCACAGAGCCCTCCTTGATCCATCAACACTCTCTGCCACTGTGATGGCTCAAGAAAAGGAAGACTGGAAGCTGACAGCCTATGGTACGTTGGTTCTTAATCTTAGTGACAGTGTTCTTAGACAAGTTTTAGATCAAGAAACTGCATATAGGATATGGACTAAGCTAGAAGAATTATATGCTACTAAAGATCTTCCTAGCAAAATGTATCTTAGGGAGAAATTCTTcacatttaaaatggattcatctAAAACATTAACTGATAACTTAAATGAGTTCAAGAAAATAGTTGCTGAATTTAAAACTCTAAGAGAAAAACTTGGTGATGAAAATGAGGCCTATGTGCTTTTAAACTccataaagaaataaaaaaaaaatgctttaaAGTATGGAAGGGACAGTATAAGCACAGACACTATAATCTCAACCCTAAGAACTAGAGAGCTTGAGTTACAGATTGATAGAAAGGATAAACATAATGGTGAAAGTCTATTTGTAAAAGGAAACTTCAAACAAAACCCTTCAAAAGACAGAAAACCTCACAACTCAGAAGTAAATAAatcaaaacagaaaataaaatgcAAGTACTGTAAGAAAAAAGGACATCTAATTAAGGACTGTTTCatcttaaaaagaaagaatcaagagaaagaaaaggattCTAAAGGCAAACAACCCGAAGCACTTGTTGTAGAAGGATCCTTCATCTACTCAGATGCTTTAGCTTCAACTTTAGACAAATCCAATCATGTAAACCCTCTAGGAATACATGATTGGGTTCTAGATTCCGGATGCACCTATCATATGACCTCAATGAACCCTTAGTTTAACACCTTtaaagaaatagaagaagaaatggTATATATGGGAAACAACCAAGGCTGTAAAATAGAAGGCATTGGCTCTGTTTCCATGAAACTTAGGGATGGAACCATCAAACTTCGTAGGAATGTGAGATATGTTCCATTACTTAAAAGAAATCTAATCTCCTTAGGTATGCTAGATGCTATTGGGTGTGAGTACAGGGGTAAAGGAGGAACCCTTGAGGTGCTAAAGGATTCTAAAGTAATATTAGTTGGGGAAAAGATAAATGATTTATTTGTGGTCAAAAGAGTAGAAATGATGACAAGGGCATATGTTTCCATCACAAATGAGATCACAGAGGCTAATGTATGGCACAAAAGATTATCTCACATT
This genomic window from Benincasa hispida cultivar B227 chromosome 4, ASM972705v1, whole genome shotgun sequence contains:
- the LOC120076063 gene encoding uncharacterized protein LOC120076063 encodes the protein MPFIRAHERFCKEAKTQQQGEAYVVVQQEEDQLFVATCFSLITQCDGWLVDSGYTNHMTSDKELFKDLDKSFKSRVKIGNSEYLEVKGKDTVSIESCVETKLITEVLFVPEIDQNLLSVGQLVEKGFKVLFEKGKCLISDSNGNKLFKIKMQHTRFLLDPLEKEQIAFKCQVNDTEL
- the LOC120076064 gene encoding uncharacterized protein LOC120076064, which codes for MELGSNSLSSLAPPMFDGENYQAWAIRMQAYMEEYSDKLIGIVNKARALGTNLSDNRLVQKILVSVPERFEATIASLENIKDLSTLKVIEVVSALQAQKQRRLMRQEGSIEGALKARMQQGEGGRKKKGKGKKGSGSSSSESAAKDAGSTCKHCGKQNHPHFRC